The following is a genomic window from Trachemys scripta elegans isolate TJP31775 chromosome 16, CAS_Tse_1.0, whole genome shotgun sequence.
tgGAGCATGCGTCCAGCTCCAGGAGGACGGACGGGGGACCCAGCCTGCGAGTCCCAGAAAGGAAATGGCATATcctggatagaacccaggagtcctggctccctcctatattttaaccagaagaccccacttgcctcccagagccagggatagaacccaggagtcctggctcccagtctcccctgctctaacccaccagcccccgctcccctcccagagccgggcagagaacccaggagtcctggctcccagccccccctgctctaaccaccagcccccactcccctcccagagctggggagagaacccaggagtcctggctcccggccaTACCCGAGATGCCCTTGTTCTCGGcgctggtgggggcgggggtgacCTTGACCAGGGGCGTGGGCAGCGCCCGGGGCTATATAAAGCCGGGATGCCCAGTCCCCACTGCCCGGCTCAGCTGCCCCTCGCCCTGCGGAGATGAAGGCTCTTGCGCTGTTCGCCCTGTTGGCCTGCCTGGTGCCGGGTAGCCTGGGCATGTACTACGGCCGCTGCCAACTCGCCCAGACGCTGCAGCAACTGGGCCTGGACGGCTACATGGGCTACAGCCTGGCCAACTGTGAGtgacccccccactgccccagacctcccacttcccacagggcgggggaggggggcttcaGGCATTTCGTTCCTGTTTTAACGGGGGCCATTTCTGCACTTGTAGGGTTTTAGGGGGGTGTGGACAATTAGTTAACGACAGGAGCCTCTGATTGTCCCACGGCGACGTTTGATAACCAGCAAAACTAGGCTGGGCAGACACCAGTGTTCAGGGGGTTTTATACTTTCGACGGGTCCGAGCACGGTTTATCTTGcacttttttctgattttttaaaacccCCCTTTACATTcgcacagttgtgcaaaattatgggttttaaccccccccccccggttatcCATTTAAATGTTCCCAGTTGCACAAAATTCTGGGTTTTAAGCCTTTTTTTCTCGTTCGATCCATTTAAATGTTGATAGTTGCGCAAAACTGTGTTAAGAATTTTTCCTCCACTTAGATATTCACAGGTGCACAAAACTGGGGAGGGGgttgcatttttttctgtttctagcCATTTAACTGTTCACAGTGGCACAAAATTGTTTCAAGCCTTTTTTGCCCGTTTGTCCATTGACGTTTTGAGCTGCTTGAAACGAGGAGTTTGACGCATTTTTGGGGTCCAACTTGTATCCGTTTGATTTTGCCCAGCCGCACGAAATTCGGGGCTTGGAGCCTTTTTTCTATTTCTAGGCATTGAACTTTTGACAGTTGTGCAAAACCGTTTTACGCATTTCCCCCAATTTTTATCCATTTAGCCCAGGGGTGGCCGCACgcggctccttgtctaggcaccgactccggggctggagctacaggcgccaactttccaatgggcTGGGGACAGAGGGGGGGGCTtcgctgctcaacccctggctctgccccctcccctgagcctgcggtatcctccccccagagccccctgcaccccacgaaacagctgatcgggaggtgcggggaggcgctgatccatggggctgccggtgggtgggaggcgctgggagccaggggggagctgatggggggctgctgacgtattactggggctctttggcaatgtacagtGGTAAATTCTGTCTCTTTCTTGGGCTCAGGTTGGCCCCCCCGATTTAGAGGCTCACAGCTGCACAAATagtttttaaggattttttttctacttgTATCCATtgacattttcacagctgcacaaaattatggggttcaaacatcccccccccagtttttatccatttacattttcacTGTCACATCCAGTCAcgagttttaagcattttttaaaatctatgtcTAGCCATTTAAATTGTCACCATGATGGGGTTTCACCATTGCCTTTCCATTTGTATTGATTGAAATCTTCTGAGTAGGGGGAAGTCGTAGGGCAGTtcggggtggcggggggcggcCAGATGAGAATTATTTTATAACAGTAGACGCTGATGATCAACACGTTTAAAACGGCATAACCGTTAAACCGCAAACGGTCGCCCTCCCGTGTCAAAATGCTCCTCTGTCCGCaggccatagggtgaccagatgttccagttttacagggacagtcccgatttttgggtctttttcttatataggctcctattatccctcctcccccccgtcccgatttttcacacttgctgtctggtcaccctagcaggccgCATGGTCCTGACGTTGCTTTTGTTAGCACGGCTGGAAATATCTCGGCCTCGCTCTGCGGGTGTCCGGTGACACCGACATTTATCCATGAAAACCGTCTGTCAGATCCCAGCCCGCCCGGCTGTGCACAAGGTGCCCCTCAAAGGGTGCCAGGCTGAGACTGGCTCTGTTTGCCACAGCTCCCTCTATAAATACCCCCCAGTGCTGACAACAAGCAGCGCGTCTTCCAAGCTCGCCCGTAGGGGGGTGTCACAGCGCCACCTGCTGACCCTTCCCCGCTATAACAAgctgagctccctccctccctccctctctctctctgactcagggGTCTGCATGGCCGCACACGAGAGCAGCTACAACACCCAGGCCACCAATTACAACAGCTGGGACGGCAGCACCGACTTCGGCATCTTTCAGATCAACAGCCGCTATTGGTGCCAGAACGGCGACGAGTACAGCTCCAACATCTGTCAAATTCCCTGCAGCGGTGAGGTCGGGGGAGAGATCCTCTCTCTCTGAATGGAGGGAGCCTTGTCGGGCTGTTCCTCAGCTgtcctgccccagaggtggctgcatctcagccatCCCCATGCGGCGTTATGCGCAGCTGTTCCCCAGattccctgccccagaggtggctgcatctcagccatCCCCATGCGGTGTTATGCACGGCTGTTCCCCAGATGCCCCCCCAgatgtggctgcatctcagtgcatGTATTTCATTTGGCTAGTCTGAGTTCCGTACGGGTGGAAATGTCACCTGTGTGATAAATGGGGtgggtgggtttggggtgggagggatcgAGGGGGGAACTGGGAACCATTCTGCTCTGACCCCCCCACTCacctgtcctccccccccccagacttaCTGAGCAACAATCTCTCAGCGGACGTTGAATGTGCTAAGATCATTGCCCAGGACTCCAACGGCATGAGTGCCTGGTAAGTGGGGGGTGGGCCTGAGGGGGGGACATGGGGAGTCGGGTGTAGAAGAGAATCTCGGCTTCAGTATTTTTTGAAAGCCTGTTTTCAGCCCTCGCGATTGTGCCGGAAATCTGGAAACCGTAAGCTGAGCGCGACCGACAGGCTCAGACCCCAGATCCGCCCCGACGCCCGTGAACAAAGAGCCCAAAAAATTCCCAGCTACGTGTCGGCAgagacccctcccccgccccgacGCCCGTGAGCAAAGAGCCCAAACAATTCCCACCCCCGTGTCGGCAGAGATGTGCATGAGAAAACAGCTGGTtcaaacacccccaccccccacagaccCTCGCACACGCcaggaaacaaagaaaaggacTCGAAAATGAAgcattgtaagaaaaaaaaaacccaaaaaccttcATGATTTTTCTGCAAATCTCAtgagtgtttgttttttgctgatcTCGGGATTTTCTGCTAATGTCATGagtgtttatttttgttgctaaTCTCACGATTTTCCTGTGAATCTCTTGCAGTCTTTTCTTtgctaatctcatgatttttctgaaaatctcacgtCTTTTTTTTGTAAATCTCAATTTTTCCGTgattccttttttttcc
Proteins encoded in this region:
- the LOC117888528 gene encoding lysozyme C-like, with amino-acid sequence MKALALFALLACLVPGSLGMYYGRCQLAQTLQQLGLDGYMGYSLANWVCMAAHESSYNTQATNYNSWDGSTDFGIFQINSRYWCQNGDEYSSNICQIPCSDLLSNNLSADVECAKIIAQDSNGMSAWVAWTSYCQGQDLWQYVEGCGV